One window of the Primulina eburnea isolate SZY01 chromosome 18, ASM2296580v1, whole genome shotgun sequence genome contains the following:
- the LOC140819717 gene encoding lignin-forming anionic peroxidase-like — MGSLISFHNLFTIVSFLFLLSNFPCINAQLSSTFYDATCPNAVATIRTSIRQAVSRERRMAASLIRLHFHDCFVQGCDASILLDDADTIQSEKNAFPNAGSVRGYQVIDAAKSAVERICPGVVSCADILTLAARDASVAVGGPSWNVRLGRRDSTTASISRANSDLPAPFHELNVITDLFANKGLSERDMVALSGAHTLGQSQCQNFRTRIYSNGTSDIDAGFASSRRRQCPQNGGDANLAPLDLVTPNSFDNNYYKNLMQRKGLLHSDQVLFNGGSSDGIVSEYSRNQQTFYSDFGSAMIKMSEIELLLGQNGIVRRVCGAVN, encoded by the exons ATGGGTTCTTTAATTTCTTTTCATAATCTTTTCACGATCGTTTCATTCTTATTTTTGTTATCCAATTTCCCCTGCATTAATGCTCAACTATCCTCCACATTTTACGACGCAACCTGCCCGAATGCGGTCGCCACGATCCGAACCTCCATCAGGCAGGCCGTATCTCGTGAGCGTCGCATGGCAGCCTCGCTCATTCGCCTCCATTTCCACGATTGCTTCGTCCAGGGATGCGACGCGTCGATCTTGCTAGACGACGCTGATACCATTCAAAGTGAGAAGAATGCATTCCCCAATGCTGGATCAGTGAGAGGCTACCAAGTCATAGACGCTGCAAAAAGTGCGGTGGAACGTATATGTCCTGGAGTCGTTTCCTGTGCTGACATACTTACTTTGGCAGCTCGCGATGCCTCCGTCGca GTTGGCGGCCCGTCGTGGAATGTGAGACTCGGCAGAAGGGACTCGACCACGGCCAGTATTTCCCGAGCTAACAGTGATCTTCCCGCCCCTTTTCACGAACTCAATGTCATTACTGATCTCTTTGCAAATAAAGGGCTTAGTGAAAGAGACATGGTTGCCCTATCAg GAGCTCACACACTAGGTCAGTCCCAATGCCAAAACTTTCGCACTCGCATATACAGCAATGGAACGTCAGACATTGATGCCGGCTTCGCTAGCTCTCGCAGGCGCCAATGCCCGCAAAATGGTGGTGATGCGAACTTGGCGCCGCTAGATCTCGTGACACCGAATTCATTTGACAATAACTACTACAAGAACCTGATGCAGAGAAAGGGTCTTCTTCACTCGGATCAAGTTCTTTTCAATGGAGGTTCCTCCGACGGTATTGTGTCCGAGTACAGTAGGAATCAACAAACTTTTTACTCTGATTTTGGGAGTGCCATGATTAAAATGAGCGAGATTGAACTGCTTTTGGGACAAAATGGGATCGTACGAAGGGTTTGTGGTGCTGTAAACTGA